The genomic interval TCGGCATGACGGCCATGCTGGGCGGAGTTTTGCTTTTCGGCCGCGAAATAAACGGGGCAAAGCGATGGTTTGATCTTGGTTTTACGACCTTTCAGCCGTCGGAAGCCATGAAAGTGGCTATGATAATATTTCTGGCCGATTACCTTGACAGAAAAAAAAGCCGTCTTAAAACACCCGCCGGTTTCGCGCAGCTGGCGGCGCTTGTGGCAGTGCCGCTCGGTCTTATACTCGTGCAGCCCGACCTCGGCGGCGCGATAGTAATCGTCTGCGTGGCGCTGGCGATGTTTTTTCTGGCCGGCGTCAAATTGCGATATCTTGCCGCGGCGGGTTTGATTTGCGTCGCGATAGGCGCTTCGGCGATAGCCGTTACGCCTTACCGTCTCGCCAGGGTCAAAAACTTCGCCGCGACGGCCTTGTCGCCGTCGCGTGGATCCAAAACTCCGAGCGGCCCCGCCGAAGTCGAAAGTCAGCAGGGCGCCGCTCTTGCCGCGCTTGCCCGCGGCGGATGGCTTGGCGCCGGGCCGGGCTCGAGCCGTCTGAAAGTGTTCTATCTGCCGGAGCCGCACACGGATTTCGTTTTCGCGGTAATAGGCGAAGAGTTCGGCTATCTGGGCGCCATAGTCGTAATAGGTCTGTTTTTTGCGGTTTTTGCGCGAGGTCTGAGGGCCGCTTCCCTGAGCAACGATATGTTTGTGTCGCTGGCGTCGGCCGGCATAACGATCTATTTTACCGTGCAGGCGCTGTTTCACATAAGCGTCAGCTGCGGGCTTCTGCCGACAAAAGGTCTGACTCTTCCGTTTATATCCTTCGGCGGGAGTTCGCTGGTCGTAACGCTCGCCGCCGCGGGTATGCTGCTTAATTTTTCGTCGGGAAAGGGAGAACGCGCGCGATGAAAAACATAAAGGTTCTTATAGCCGCCGGCGGCACGGGCGGACATCTTTATCCGGGGATAGCTTTGGCCTCGGAGTTGATTTCACGCGGATGCGAAGTTTCGTTTGCCGTAAAAAATGACGATCTCGGCAAGGATATACTTTCCGAGCTTAAAATAGATTACGATTGCGTCGTCGCCCATCCTTTTCCGCGCCGCTCGCCGTCGGCGCTGGCGGTTTTTGCCGCAGTCAACTTAGCCGGTATAATCTCGGCGGTACGGCTGCTTAGGCGCCGCCGTCCGTCCGTGGTGGCGGGAATGGGCGCTTACGTCTCTTTTCCGGTTATCGCGGCCGCGCGTTTGTCGGGCATACCGACGATCATACACGAGCAAAACTCCGTGCCGGGCCTCGCCAATAAAGCGCTGTCGTATATCGCGGACAAAATAGCGATCAGTTTTCCGTCGTCGGAGGTTTTCTTCAAAAAAGCCAAAACGGTCGTGACCGGGAATCCCGTTCGCGGGGCCATATCCTCGGCGGAAAGAAACCTTCGCAAATTCGATCTCGAAGACGGCAAGCGCGCGATTCTTATTTTCGGCGGAAGCCAGGGCGCCTCCGCAATAAATTCCGCGGCCATCGGAGCGTTGCGGCATCTCGAAGAGTTTAAGTCGAGAATACAGTTTCTGCATCTTACCGGCGAAGCCGATTATTTCCGTGTAAAAGAGGCCTACGCCGCTTCCGGATTCCGCGCGGCGGTGTACCCGTATCTCAGGGAAATGGGAACCGTGTACGCATCCTCGGACATTGCCGTGTGCCGAGCAGGAGCCACCACCATAGCCGAACTGGCCGCCACGGGACTTCCGGCGATACTGGTTCCGTATAAACGCGCAACGGCGGATCATCAGACGAAAAACGCTCAAGCCCACATCGCCGCCGGATACGCGGCCGAAATCATCTCCGAAGACGACCTGAATCCCGGGATACTCGCCAAGAAACTGAGCGAATCCGCGCTTAATCCCGTCGGAAGGCGCCGCGCCGCTCCGCACGGATCGGCGGCGTCCGACCTCGCCGCAGTCGTACTGTCGCTGGCCGCCTCCCGCTGAAAATAGCGTTCAAACATGCAATAATTCCGACGCTTTTTTTACGGAATCCCGGGCATAATTTGCTATTATCTTCCGTGCGACGGACCATCCGCCAACCGAAAGGAATTCCCTTAATGAAAAAACGAACGATACTCGTGACCAACGACGACGGCATTCACGGCGCCGGTTTGCGGCCTTTGGTGTCCGAACTTAAAAAAATAGGCAGGGTAATAGCCATCGTTCCTGATCAGGAACGCTCCGGCATGAGCCATTCCATAACCCTGCATAAACCGTTATGGATAAGAAAGGTCGATGACGATTTTTATATGACCACGGGAACTCCCGT from Elusimicrobia bacterium HGW-Elusimicrobia-1 carries:
- the murG gene encoding undecaprenyldiphospho-muramoylpentapeptide beta-N-acetylglucosaminyltransferase, with protein sequence MKNIKVLIAAGGTGGHLYPGIALASELISRGCEVSFAVKNDDLGKDILSELKIDYDCVVAHPFPRRSPSALAVFAAVNLAGIISAVRLLRRRRPSVVAGMGAYVSFPVIAAARLSGIPTIIHEQNSVPGLANKALSYIADKIAISFPSSEVFFKKAKTVVTGNPVRGAISSAERNLRKFDLEDGKRAILIFGGSQGASAINSAAIGALRHLEEFKSRIQFLHLTGEADYFRVKEAYAASGFRAAVYPYLREMGTVYASSDIAVCRAGATTIAELAATGLPAILVPYKRATADHQTKNAQAHIAAGYAAEIISEDDLNPGILAKKLSESALNPVGRRRAAPHGSAASDLAAVVLSLAASR
- the ftsW gene encoding putative lipid II flippase FtsW, translated to MKIFIMNKIQRTDTKLLLAVTALALFGAVMVLSASMLLAFKRFNAPYSFFFKHLMWMTVGFGCLWSAVHIKTAFVRKYARWFYIGMTAMLGGVLLFGREINGAKRWFDLGFTTFQPSEAMKVAMIIFLADYLDRKKSRLKTPAGFAQLAALVAVPLGLILVQPDLGGAIVIVCVALAMFFLAGVKLRYLAAAGLICVAIGASAIAVTPYRLARVKNFAATALSPSRGSKTPSGPAEVESQQGAALAALARGGWLGAGPGSSRLKVFYLPEPHTDFVFAVIGEEFGYLGAIVVIGLFFAVFARGLRAASLSNDMFVSLASAGITIYFTVQALFHISVSCGLLPTKGLTLPFISFGGSSLVVTLAAAGMLLNFSSGKGERAR